From a single Carassius auratus strain Wakin chromosome 38, ASM336829v1, whole genome shotgun sequence genomic region:
- the LOC113056932 gene encoding DNA-directed RNA polymerases I and III subunit RPAC1: MAAPMNNVDEIRDRVILGEYGVKNVHTTDYPGNYPGYDDTWDLEKFKKNFRIDIVHSDENMLEFDMIGIDASIANAFRRILLAEVPTMAIEKVFIYNNTSIIQDEILAHRLGLVPIKADPRLFEYRNPEDEEGTEIDTIQLQLKVKCSRNPRAPKDSSDPKELYLNHMVYSGDIKWLPIGNQADVFADAKIGPVHGDILLAQLRPGHELDIVMHCVKGIGKDHAKFSPVATASYRLLPEITLLQTIEGEQAERLKRCFSPGVIEIQNVNGRKVAKVVNSRLDTCSREVLRHDDLKNLVKLGRVRDHFIFSVESTGILPADVLVTEAINVLISKCQKFLTELDAAEMD, translated from the exons ATGGCGGCGCCTATGAACAACGTGGATGAAATTCGTGATAGAGTGATATTGGGTGAATATGGCGTAAAAAAT GTCCATACTACAGATTATCCCGGAAATTACCCTGGTTACGATGACACATGGGATTTGGAAAAATtcaaaaag AATTTCCGGATTGATATAGTTCATTCGGATGAGAACATGTTGGAGTTTGATATGATTGGTATAGATGCTTCCATTGCCAATGCTTTTCGCCGTATACTACTGGCTGAG GTCCCAACAATGGCCATCGAAAAAGTCTTCATTTACAATAACACATCGATCATTCAGGATGAGATTCTAGCTCATAGACTTGGTCTTGTGCCCATAAAAGCAGATCCTCGTCTTTTTGAGTACAGGAATCCGG AGGATGAGGAAGGCACAGAAATTGACACAATTCAACTTCAGCTGAAGGTAAAATGCTCCAGGAATCCTAGAGCCCCTAAAGACTCTTCAGATCCCAAGGAGTTATATCTCAATCACATGG TCTACTCCGGTGACATTAAATGGCTCCCAATTGGAAACCAAGCCGATGTGTTTGCAGATGCCAAGATTGGTCCTGTGCATGGGGACATTCTTCTGGCACAACTTCGACCAGGCCATGAACTTGATATAGTCATGCACTGTGTCAAAGGAATAG GCAAGGATCATGCCAAGTTTTCTCCTGTGGCTACTGCAAGCTACAGACTTCTTCCTGAAATCACATTATTACAGACCATTGAGGGAGAACAAGCAGAGAGGTTAAAGCGCTGCTTCTCACCAGGAGTTATTGAGATACAGAATGTGAACG GAAGGAAGGTGGCTAAAGTTGTCAACAGTCGTTTAGACACATGCAGCAGAGAAGTTCTTCGCCATGATGACTTGAAGAACTTGGTGAAACTGGGGAGAGTGCGGGATCATTTCATAT TCTCAGTTGAGTCCACGGGGATCCTCCCTGCTGATGTCCTGGTTACTGAGGCCATTAATGTCCTCATCTCTAAGTGCCAGAAGTTCCTTACAGAGCTTGATGCGGCAGAAATGGACTAG
- the LOC113056933 gene encoding polycomb group RING finger protein 6 encodes MDGTVDGVVEEGSTRGSSSRTDASLSGQDERRDSDHSQRTHETHPDDERSLPLREFYPYIRCALCNGFFIDATTITECLHTFCKSCIVKHFFYSNRCPNCSIVVHQTQPLYSIRPDRQLQDIVFKMVPYLEEDERSRIYAFYKQRGLDVPKPVASPATYPGKLHHRQKKDMLPQSVFTIPSELDVSLMLEFVGAEKGIEKYKPLERKYVRVSGEATVRHVELFIRRKMELSQNCKVDVVCGEHLLEQYQSLREVCKTMGKNALQDGMLVLHFGLVLPAQ; translated from the exons ATGGACGGAACTGTGGACGGAGTTGTGGAGGAGGGATCCACGCGGGGGTCCTCCTCCCGGACAGACGCTTCACTCAGCGGACAGGATGAGCGCCGGGACTCCGACCACAGCCAGAGAACTCACGAAACACACCCTGACGACGAG CGCTCCTTGCCTCTTAGGGAATTTTATCCCTATATTCGCTGTGCCCTCTGCAATGGATTTTTCATTGATGCCACCACCATCACAGAGTGTCTTCACACTT TTTGTAAGAGCTGCATTGTCAAGCACTTTTTCTATAGCAACAGGTGTCCTAACTGCTCCATTGTTGTGCACCAGACACAGCCACTGTACAGTATCAG ACCTGACAGGCAATTGCAAGACATTGTTTTCAAGATGGTTCCGTATTTGGAAGAAG atGAAAGGTCAcgaatatatgcattttataaacaGAGAGGGCTTGACGTTCCTAAGCCAG TGGCATCTCCAGCTACGTACCCAGGGAAGCTGCATCATAGACAGAAGAAAGACATGCTGCCGCAGTCTGTTTTTACCATTCCCTCAGAGCTAGATGTGTCTCTGATGTTGGAGTTCGTGGG AGCTGAAAAGGGTATTGAGAAATATAAG CCCCTCGAGAGGAAGTATGTGCGTGTGTCAGGGGAAGCCACTGTCCGTCATGTGGAGTTGTTTATCAGGAGGAAGATGGAACTGAGTCAAAACTGCAAG GTTGATGTTGTGTGTGGAGAGCATCTTCTTGAGCAATACCAGTCTTTGAGAGAAGTTTGTAAAACCATGGGGAAAAATGCACTGCAG GATGGCATGCTGGTTCTGCATTTCGGACTCGTTCTACCTGCTCAGTAA